The Deltaproteobacteria bacterium nucleotide sequence TCCGTTACCGATCTTACCCGTTCTTCAGCCAGTTCAGAAATATGAACAAGACCGTCAGTTCCGGGAAGAATTTCAACAAATGCACCAAAATCCATTATTTTTCTAACAGTTCCAAGGTAGAGTTTCCCAATTTCAGCATCTTTCGTCAGACCTTCAACCATACTGATAGCCTTTTTTGATGATACATCATCGGCAGAGGCTATATCGACCTTACCATCATCAGTAACATTAATCTGCACACCGGTGGCTTCTACGATGGACTTGATATTCTTTCCACCGGGACCGATGAGATCCCTGATTTTGTCCTTGTTGATGTAGAGAGTAACTATCTTGGGCGCATGAGCAGATAGTTCTTTTCTCGGTTCGCTGATAGACTTTTCCATCTCTTTCAAGATATAAAGTCTTCCTTCTTTTGCCTGCTCAAGGGCGGCAGCCATGATTTCCCTGTTGACACCGGTAATCTTGATATCCATCTGGAGTGCCGTTACACCTTCAGAGGTACCTGCAACCTTGAAGTCCATATCACCCAGATGATCTTCATCGCCGAGAATATCAGACAAGATAGCTACATCATCAGCCTCTTTAATAAGACCCATGGCAATACCCGCAACAGGGGCCTTGATAGGTACACCGGCATCCATCATTGACAAGACCCCTCCGCATACCGTTGCCATTGATGATGAGCCGTTTGATTCCAGTACATCTGAAACAATACGCAACGTGTAAGGAAATTCTTCATTCGATGGGACAATACTGACAAGGGCTCTTTCAGCTAAAGCACCGTGACCGATCTCCCTTCTACCGGGACTTTTGAGAAAGCTTGCCTCACCTACACAAAATGGAGGGAAGTTGTAATGGAGCATAAAGCTCTTCTTATATTCACCCATGAGGGCATCAATTCTCTGTTCATCAGAGGCAGTTCCAAGGGTAGTCACCGCCAGTGCCTGCGTTTCACCTCTCGTAAAAACAGCGGAACCGTGCGTTCTTGGAAGAACACCGACTTGAGATGAAATCGATCTTACATCAGTAGTCTGCCTGCCATCAATTCTGACCTTATCCCTGAGGATGGTATTCCTCATGGTTTTCTTTTTTATTTTATCAACAACAGAAGATACCTCCTTATTCCAGTCGGCATTTTCATCATCACCAAACTCTTCAAGGGTAATTTCCTTAATGTGATCAAGGCGATCATATCTTTCCGCCTTCGATGAGATTTTAAGCGCTTCTGTTATCTTCTCCTCTGCAAAAACGGCTACTTTCTCGTCAAGTTCCTCATTAACCTCAGGCAGCTCGACGGTCATCTTTTCGACACCGCATTTTTTCTTTAACTCTTCCTGCATATCGAGGAGGGGAGCCAGCGCTTCGTGACCGAAAAAGACCGCTTCAAGCATATCTTTATCGTCAACCACCTTGGCCCCACCTTCAACCATCATAACCGATTCCCTGCTTCCTGCAACTATGAGGTCAATGTCACTCTTTTCCAGATTTTCCCTGTCGGGATTAATAATAAACTTGCCATCAACTCTTCCCACTCTCACGCCCGCAATAGGACCGAGAAATGGAATATTTGATACTTCAAGAGCAGCAGAGGCACCAATCATGGCAACCATATCAGGGTCGACATCGGGTTCAACAGAAACAACCGTTGCAATCACCTGAGTTTCATTCAAAAAACCCTTCTCAAAAAGAGGTCTTAAAGGCCTGTCAATGAGTCTTGACGTGAGCGTCTCTTTCTCCGACGGTCTTCCTTCTCTCTTAAAAAAACCACCGGGAATTTTACCGGCTGCGTAAGTTTTTTCCTGATAGTTAACTGTAAGAGGAAAAAAGTCTATCCCCTTTTTCGGCTCTTTATTTGCAACTGCCGTAACCAAAACTACCGTATCACCGTATGTTACAAGTGCAGAACCGCTAGCCTGCTTTGCCAGATGCCCCGTTTCTATGGATAGCTTTCTACCCCAGAAATCAATCTCTAACCTGGTTGCCATATCTATTTTAATTCTCCAATCCTCTTAATTATGCTGCAAGTATGTTTCTATAATTCATCGCTATAATGGCGTGATACATTAAAGGGCCGCTTTGCCGGTCCCTCATCAATGTTTCTCTTCCGCCATATATATTTGCTTTTATTCTGAATATCAGGCGTTATAAAAGGCGTTTCAATCAATCCCCCTATATGATCGGGGGCTTTGATTATTTTCTGATACCCAACTTATCAACAAGCTCTCTGTATCTGCCTATATCCCTGTTTTTGAGATAGTTGAGCAGACGCCTTCTCTGACCGACAAGCTTCAAAAGCCCCCTTCTTGAATGATGGTCCTTTGCATGAGTTTTAAAGTGGTCCGTAAGGTATT carries:
- the pnp gene encoding polyribonucleotide nucleotidyltransferase, whose translation is MATRLEIDFWGRKLSIETGHLAKQASGSALVTYGDTVVLVTAVANKEPKKGIDFFPLTVNYQEKTYAAGKIPGGFFKREGRPSEKETLTSRLIDRPLRPLFEKGFLNETQVIATVVSVEPDVDPDMVAMIGASAALEVSNIPFLGPIAGVRVGRVDGKFIINPDRENLEKSDIDLIVAGSRESVMMVEGGAKVVDDKDMLEAVFFGHEALAPLLDMQEELKKKCGVEKMTVELPEVNEELDEKVAVFAEEKITEALKISSKAERYDRLDHIKEITLEEFGDDENADWNKEVSSVVDKIKKKTMRNTILRDKVRIDGRQTTDVRSISSQVGVLPRTHGSAVFTRGETQALAVTTLGTASDEQRIDALMGEYKKSFMLHYNFPPFCVGEASFLKSPGRREIGHGALAERALVSIVPSNEEFPYTLRIVSDVLESNGSSSMATVCGGVLSMMDAGVPIKAPVAGIAMGLIKEADDVAILSDILGDEDHLGDMDFKVAGTSEGVTALQMDIKITGVNREIMAAALEQAKEGRLYILKEMEKSISEPRKELSAHAPKIVTLYINKDKIRDLIGPGGKNIKSIVEATGVQINVTDDGKVDIASADDVSSKKAISMVEGLTKDAEIGKLYLGTVRKIMDFGAFVEILPGTDGLVHISELAEERVRSVTDILSEGEEVLVKVLDIDRQGKIKLSRKEALGQTLNS
- the rpsO gene encoding 30S ribosomal protein S15 — its product is MAINSDQKKGIINSYKTHDSDTGSSEVQVAILTERIKYLTDHFKTHAKDHHSRRGLLKLVGQRRRLLNYLKNRDIGRYRELVDKLGIRK